The following coding sequences are from one Mus pahari chromosome X, PAHARI_EIJ_v1.1, whole genome shotgun sequence window:
- the Vsig1 gene encoding V-set and immunoglobulin domain-containing protein 1 isoform X2 codes for MMVFAFWKVFLILNCLAGQVSMVQVTIPDTFVNVTVGSNVTLLCLYTTTEKSLDKLSIQWSFFHNKEMEEPISIYYSEGGQASAIGQFKDRIIGATKPGNASITILHMQPADSGIYICDVNNPPDFVGKNQGLLDVTVLVKPSKPFCTIQGRPEAGHPISLSCLSAFGTPSPLYYWYKIEGNTIVPVKESFNSATGVFVIGNLTNFEEGYYQCTAINSLGNSSCEIDLTSSHPEVGIIIGALVGALIGAAVIICVVYFARNKVKSKQKKNLNSSTELEPMTKVHRSQQNEAIPADGVQLEGTLPSSIHAGHNTEPTTTAVLEPEYEPNPPLETATQPDPEPEGPVPVSVPEAEIHPHPEQDPETETETEPEPEPEPEPEPELEPEPEPDPQSGVIIEPLRKEGKDTVKA; via the exons GTCAGGTCAGTATGGTGCAAGTGACCATCCCAGACACATTCGTGAATGTCACTGTTGGATCTAATGTTACTCTTCTCTGCCTCTATACCACCACCGAGAAGTCCCTGGACAAGCTTTCAATTCAGTGGTCTTTCTTCCACAATAAGGAAATGGAGGAGCCAATATCT ATCTATTACTCTGAAGGTGGACAAGCTTCAGCTATTGGGCAATTCAAGGACCGAATAATTGGAGCTACTAAGCCTGGTAATGCATCTATCACCATATTGCATATGCAGCCAGCAGACAGTGGAATTTACATCTGTGATGTCAACAATCCTCCAGATTTTGTCGGCAAAAACCAAGGCCTCCTTGATGTCACTGTCTTAG TCAAACCTTCCAAGCCCTTTTGTACCATCCAAGGAAGACCAGAAGCAGGCCATCCTATTTCCTTGTCTTGCCTTTCTGCCTTTGGAACACCATCTCCTTTGTATTACTGGTATAAGATTGAGGGGAACACCATTGTGCCAGTAAAAGAAAGCTTCA ACTCAGCCACTGGAGTTTTTGTTATTGGAAATCTAACAAATTTTGAAGAAGGTTATTACCAGTGTACTGCCATCAACAGTCTTGGCAATAGTTCTTGTGAAATTGACTTAACATCTTCAC ATCCAGAAGTTGGGATCATCATCGGAGCTTTGGTTGGTGCCCTGATAGGAGCTGCTGTCATCATCTGTGTGGTGTACTTTGCCAGGAACAAAGTTAAATCCAAGCAGAAGAAGAATTTAAATTCCAGCACGGAACTTGA GCCAATGACAAAGGTACACCGTTCCCAACAAAATGAGGCAATTCCAGCTGATGGTGTTCAGCTAGAAGGAACTCTGCCATCTTCCATCCATGCTGGCCACAACACCGAACCTACTACTACTGCAGTCTTGGAGCCAGAATATGAGCCTAATCCCCCACTGGAAACTGCCACACAGCCTGACCCTGAACCAGAGGGTCCAGTGCCAGTGTCAGTGCCTGAGGCAGAAATTCATCCACATCCAGAGCAGGAcccggagacagagacagagacagagcctgagcctgagcctgagcctgagcctgagcctgagcttgagcctgagcctgagcctgaccCCCAGTCTGGAGTAATAATTGAGCCTCTGCGCAAGGAGGGAAAGGATACAGTTAAGGCATAA
- the Vsig1 gene encoding V-set and immunoglobulin domain-containing protein 1 isoform X1, with protein sequence MMVFAFWKVFLILNCLAGQVSMVQVTIPDTFVNVTVGSNVTLLCLYTTTEKSLDKLSIQWSFFHNKEMEEPISHGSHPKTEGMEEKAVSQCLKMVHARDARGRCSWTSQIYYSEGGQASAIGQFKDRIIGATKPGNASITILHMQPADSGIYICDVNNPPDFVGKNQGLLDVTVLVKPSKPFCTIQGRPEAGHPISLSCLSAFGTPSPLYYWYKIEGNTIVPVKESFNSATGVFVIGNLTNFEEGYYQCTAINSLGNSSCEIDLTSSHPEVGIIIGALVGALIGAAVIICVVYFARNKVKSKQKKNLNSSTELEPMTKVHRSQQNEAIPADGVQLEGTLPSSIHAGHNTEPTTTAVLEPEYEPNPPLETATQPDPEPEGPVPVSVPEAEIHPHPEQDPETETETEPEPEPEPEPEPELEPEPEPDPQSGVIIEPLRKEGKDTVKA encoded by the exons GTCAGGTCAGTATGGTGCAAGTGACCATCCCAGACACATTCGTGAATGTCACTGTTGGATCTAATGTTACTCTTCTCTGCCTCTATACCACCACCGAGAAGTCCCTGGACAAGCTTTCAATTCAGTGGTCTTTCTTCCACAATAAGGAAATGGAGGAGCCAATATCT CATGGCTCGCATCCCAAAACTGAGGGTATGGAGGAAAAGGCAGTCAGTCAGTGTCTAAAAATGGTGCATGCAAGAGACGCTCGGGGAAGATGTAGCTGGACCTCTCAG ATCTATTACTCTGAAGGTGGACAAGCTTCAGCTATTGGGCAATTCAAGGACCGAATAATTGGAGCTACTAAGCCTGGTAATGCATCTATCACCATATTGCATATGCAGCCAGCAGACAGTGGAATTTACATCTGTGATGTCAACAATCCTCCAGATTTTGTCGGCAAAAACCAAGGCCTCCTTGATGTCACTGTCTTAG TCAAACCTTCCAAGCCCTTTTGTACCATCCAAGGAAGACCAGAAGCAGGCCATCCTATTTCCTTGTCTTGCCTTTCTGCCTTTGGAACACCATCTCCTTTGTATTACTGGTATAAGATTGAGGGGAACACCATTGTGCCAGTAAAAGAAAGCTTCA ACTCAGCCACTGGAGTTTTTGTTATTGGAAATCTAACAAATTTTGAAGAAGGTTATTACCAGTGTACTGCCATCAACAGTCTTGGCAATAGTTCTTGTGAAATTGACTTAACATCTTCAC ATCCAGAAGTTGGGATCATCATCGGAGCTTTGGTTGGTGCCCTGATAGGAGCTGCTGTCATCATCTGTGTGGTGTACTTTGCCAGGAACAAAGTTAAATCCAAGCAGAAGAAGAATTTAAATTCCAGCACGGAACTTGA GCCAATGACAAAGGTACACCGTTCCCAACAAAATGAGGCAATTCCAGCTGATGGTGTTCAGCTAGAAGGAACTCTGCCATCTTCCATCCATGCTGGCCACAACACCGAACCTACTACTACTGCAGTCTTGGAGCCAGAATATGAGCCTAATCCCCCACTGGAAACTGCCACACAGCCTGACCCTGAACCAGAGGGTCCAGTGCCAGTGTCAGTGCCTGAGGCAGAAATTCATCCACATCCAGAGCAGGAcccggagacagagacagagacagagcctgagcctgagcctgagcctgagcctgagcctgagcttgagcctgagcctgagcctgaccCCCAGTCTGGAGTAATAATTGAGCCTCTGCGCAAGGAGGGAAAGGATACAGTTAAGGCATAA
- the Vsig1 gene encoding V-set and immunoglobulin domain-containing protein 1 isoform X3, with protein MQPADSGIYICDVNNPPDFVGKNQGLLDVTVLVKPSKPFCTIQGRPEAGHPISLSCLSAFGTPSPLYYWYKIEGNTIVPVKESFNSATGVFVIGNLTNFEEGYYQCTAINSLGNSSCEIDLTSSHPEVGIIIGALVGALIGAAVIICVVYFARNKVKSKQKKNLNSSTELEPMTKVHRSQQNEAIPADGVQLEGTLPSSIHAGHNTEPTTTAVLEPEYEPNPPLETATQPDPEPEGPVPVSVPEAEIHPHPEQDPETETETEPEPEPEPEPEPELEPEPEPDPQSGVIIEPLRKEGKDTVKA; from the exons ATGCAGCCAGCAGACAGTGGAATTTACATCTGTGATGTCAACAATCCTCCAGATTTTGTCGGCAAAAACCAAGGCCTCCTTGATGTCACTGTCTTAG TCAAACCTTCCAAGCCCTTTTGTACCATCCAAGGAAGACCAGAAGCAGGCCATCCTATTTCCTTGTCTTGCCTTTCTGCCTTTGGAACACCATCTCCTTTGTATTACTGGTATAAGATTGAGGGGAACACCATTGTGCCAGTAAAAGAAAGCTTCA ACTCAGCCACTGGAGTTTTTGTTATTGGAAATCTAACAAATTTTGAAGAAGGTTATTACCAGTGTACTGCCATCAACAGTCTTGGCAATAGTTCTTGTGAAATTGACTTAACATCTTCAC ATCCAGAAGTTGGGATCATCATCGGAGCTTTGGTTGGTGCCCTGATAGGAGCTGCTGTCATCATCTGTGTGGTGTACTTTGCCAGGAACAAAGTTAAATCCAAGCAGAAGAAGAATTTAAATTCCAGCACGGAACTTGA GCCAATGACAAAGGTACACCGTTCCCAACAAAATGAGGCAATTCCAGCTGATGGTGTTCAGCTAGAAGGAACTCTGCCATCTTCCATCCATGCTGGCCACAACACCGAACCTACTACTACTGCAGTCTTGGAGCCAGAATATGAGCCTAATCCCCCACTGGAAACTGCCACACAGCCTGACCCTGAACCAGAGGGTCCAGTGCCAGTGTCAGTGCCTGAGGCAGAAATTCATCCACATCCAGAGCAGGAcccggagacagagacagagacagagcctgagcctgagcctgagcctgagcctgagcctgagcttgagcctgagcctgagcctgaccCCCAGTCTGGAGTAATAATTGAGCCTCTGCGCAAGGAGGGAAAGGATACAGTTAAGGCATAA